The following proteins are co-located in the Pedobacter frigiditerrae genome:
- the trxB gene encoding thioredoxin-disulfide reductase — protein MSQEQEIEHVKCLIIGSGPAGYTAAIYAARADLKPVMYTGMEMGGQLTQTTDVDNFPGYPDGIMGPEMMEDFRKQAERFGTQIRFGYVSSVDFSSFPRKVVVDEIKTITADTVIIATGATAKWLGLESEQKYNGFGVSACAVCDGFFFKGQDVAIVGAGDTAAEEATYLAKLCKKVYMLVRRDEFRASKAMVHRVLNTPNIEVIYDTQATEVIGNGKNVTGIKILNVKTEETKVLDVEGFFVAIGHKPNTDIFKGWLDMDETGYLTTIPGTSKTNLEGVFACGDVQDHYYRQAVTAAGSGCMAALDAERYLAAKGDAVNVLASTYP, from the coding sequence ATGTCGCAAGAACAAGAAATAGAACACGTAAAATGTTTAATTATAGGGTCTGGTCCCGCAGGTTATACGGCTGCAATTTATGCTGCTCGTGCCGATTTAAAACCAGTAATGTACACAGGTATGGAAATGGGCGGTCAGTTAACTCAAACTACCGATGTAGATAATTTTCCTGGTTATCCAGATGGTATCATGGGGCCAGAAATGATGGAAGATTTTAGGAAACAAGCAGAGCGATTTGGAACTCAAATTCGTTTCGGTTATGTAAGTTCTGTAGATTTTTCTTCTTTCCCTCGTAAAGTAGTGGTTGATGAAATTAAAACCATCACTGCTGACACCGTTATCATCGCCACTGGCGCAACTGCAAAATGGTTAGGCTTAGAAAGTGAGCAAAAATACAATGGCTTTGGCGTTTCTGCTTGTGCTGTTTGTGATGGTTTCTTCTTTAAAGGTCAAGATGTGGCCATTGTTGGTGCAGGAGATACAGCTGCAGAAGAAGCAACCTACTTGGCTAAACTTTGTAAAAAGGTATACATGTTGGTACGTAGAGATGAATTCCGTGCTTCAAAAGCAATGGTTCATCGCGTATTAAACACACCAAACATTGAAGTTATTTATGACACACAGGCAACTGAGGTTATTGGTAATGGGAAAAATGTTACTGGTATTAAAATTTTAAACGTTAAAACTGAAGAAACCAAAGTTTTAGATGTGGAGGGTTTCTTTGTGGCTATTGGTCATAAACCAAATACCGATATTTTTAAAGGCTGGTTAGACATGGATGAAACGGGTTATCTAACTACTATACCTGGTACATCAAAAACTAACTTAGAAGGGGTGTTTGCTTGTGGCGATGTACAAGACCATTATTACCGTCAGGCGGTTACTGCCGCTGGTTCTGGTTGTATGGCTGCTTTAGATGCAGAACGTTACTTGGCAGCCAAAGGCGATGCTGTTAATGTGTTGGCATCAACTTATCCTTAA